A genomic stretch from Ureibacillus composti includes:
- the spoVAE gene encoding stage V sporulation protein AE, whose product MIFFWAFVVGGLICVIGQIMFDVFKLTPAHTLSTLVVVGAILDGLGLYEPLIDFAGAGASVPITSFGNSLVHGAMQEAEKHGLIGVLTGIFEVTSAGISSAIVFGMIGALLFKPKG is encoded by the coding sequence ATGATCTTTTTTTGGGCATTTGTTGTTGGTGGTTTGATCTGTGTAATTGGTCAAATTATGTTTGATGTGTTTAAACTTACACCAGCCCATACCTTAAGTACTCTTGTAGTTGTTGGAGCCATATTAGATGGATTGGGTTTGTATGAACCATTGATTGATTTTGCTGGTGCAGGAGCTTCTGTACCTATTACAAGCTTCGGTAATTCATTGGTACATGGAGCTATGCAAGAAGCTGAAAAACACGGTTTAATTGGGGTACTTACAGGGATTTTTGAAGTTACCAGTGCAGGTATTTCATCTGCCATTGTTTTTGGCATGATAGGTGCTTTGTTATTTAAACCTAAAGGTTGA
- a CDS encoding DUF1657 domain-containing protein, with translation MTVVNDIKTVVAGLKSAQASFETFALKTDNQQAKTLYQDAATQTQAIIDSVVPRLQEIQQEEPQYRQ, from the coding sequence ATGACAGTTGTAAATGACATTAAGACTGTTGTAGCCGGGTTGAAATCTGCTCAGGCTAGCTTTGAAACATTTGCTTTAAAAACAGATAACCAACAAGCGAAGACGCTCTATCAAGATGCCGCTACTCAAACCCAGGCTATTATAGATAGTGTTGTACCACGTCTTCAAGAAATTCAACAAGAAGAACCTCAGTACAGACAGTAA
- a CDS encoding NADH:flavin oxidoreductase, producing MANKDLLFEKVTLGSTTIDNRVGVAPMTRTSATSEGCATNQMLSYYTSFARGGFGLIITEGIYPDDKYSQGYLNQPGIVYDDQVQAWKKVVDSVHQAGAKIFAQLMHAGALSQGNRFVNETIAPSAVPPKGEQLEFYGGKGAFPTPREATKEEITEVINGFVNAAKHAKAAGFDGVEIHGANGYILDQFLTDYSNQRQDEYGGSTENRVRLLVEVSKAIREAVGQDYTVGIRISQGKVNDYSHKWQGKERDAEIIFGQLGQAGLDFIHVTEYEAWQPAFPEGEGTTATDSAFGDGGASLARLAKKYSHVPVIANGHLENPEKAIEIIRKGEADAVTLGKGALANQDWVNKVKAGEALADFQPEKILSPNAKIKDFEAQV from the coding sequence ATGGCAAATAAAGATTTGTTGTTTGAAAAAGTGACATTAGGTAGTACTACAATAGATAACCGGGTAGGAGTTGCCCCAATGACTCGGACAAGTGCTACATCAGAAGGGTGTGCAACCAATCAAATGCTTTCATACTATACGTCATTTGCCCGGGGTGGATTTGGACTGATTATTACAGAAGGAATTTATCCGGATGATAAGTATAGTCAAGGATATTTAAATCAACCAGGCATTGTTTATGATGATCAAGTACAAGCTTGGAAGAAAGTAGTGGATTCTGTTCATCAAGCGGGAGCTAAAATATTTGCACAGCTCATGCACGCAGGAGCACTGTCGCAAGGCAATCGTTTTGTGAATGAAACGATTGCTCCTTCTGCTGTTCCACCAAAAGGAGAACAACTGGAGTTTTACGGAGGAAAAGGGGCTTTTCCAACACCAAGAGAAGCAACAAAGGAAGAAATTACAGAAGTCATAAACGGATTTGTGAATGCGGCTAAACATGCCAAAGCAGCTGGATTTGATGGAGTTGAAATTCATGGGGCAAATGGCTATATATTAGACCAGTTCCTAACGGATTATTCCAATCAGCGTCAGGATGAATATGGTGGTTCTACAGAAAATCGTGTGCGTTTACTGGTGGAAGTTTCGAAAGCTATTCGGGAAGCTGTTGGACAAGACTACACCGTTGGGATCCGAATTTCACAAGGGAAAGTAAATGATTACTCACACAAGTGGCAGGGGAAAGAAAGAGATGCTGAGATTATTTTTGGTCAGTTAGGACAAGCTGGTCTTGATTTTATCCATGTCACGGAATATGAAGCATGGCAGCCAGCATTTCCGGAAGGAGAAGGAACGACCGCAACCGATTCAGCTTTTGGAGATGGTGGAGCTTCACTTGCAAGGTTAGCAAAAAAATACAGTCACGTACCTGTAATTGCGAATGGGCACCTTGAGAATCCAGAAAAAGCCATAGAAATAATTAGAAAAGGAGAGGCTGACGCGGTTACCTTAGGAAAGGGGGCATTAGCCAACCAAGATTGGGTAAACAAAGTGAAAGCTGGGGAAGCATTAGCCGATTTCCAGCCGGAAAAGATACTAAGCCCGAATGCTAAGATTAAAGATTTTGAAGCGCAAGTATAA
- the spoVAC gene encoding stage V sporulation protein AC has product MSNNKKKQLTPVQQEYQELQKKRETKRPVVRNCIKAFLVGGFICLIGQLLQTFYIYYFDFTDQTVGNPTVGTLIFIVMLLTGFGVYDRIAQFGGAGSAVPVTGFGNAVISAAIEHRTEGFVLGVGGNLFKLAGSVILFGVFSAFVIALIKTILIQWGGM; this is encoded by the coding sequence ATGTCTAATAATAAAAAGAAGCAATTAACCCCAGTGCAACAGGAATATCAAGAACTTCAAAAGAAACGCGAAACAAAAAGACCAGTAGTTCGAAATTGCATAAAAGCTTTTTTAGTTGGTGGTTTTATCTGTCTAATTGGTCAGCTCCTTCAAACATTTTATATTTATTATTTTGATTTTACAGATCAAACAGTTGGTAATCCAACGGTGGGAACTCTAATTTTTATCGTAATGCTTCTTACCGGATTTGGGGTTTATGATAGAATTGCTCAATTTGGAGGTGCAGGTTCTGCTGTACCAGTAACTGGATTCGGAAATGCAGTTATATCTGCGGCTATTGAGCACCGTACGGAAGGATTTGTGTTAGGGGTAGGTGGGAATCTTTTCAAACTTGCCGGTTCTGTGATTTTATTTGGTGTATTTTCCGCATTTGTCATTGCTTTAATTAAAACTATTCTTATCCAGTGGGGCGGTATGTAA
- a CDS encoding YhcN/YlaJ family sporulation lipoprotein has translation MFSKIKIVKTGLLLVIAIGLCTGCNGNHDPHSNKDLNNSQVSKPISQSVANQVTENIILEDEISKVMAVNTDKDILIAIKVKQFDRFRLKKIENKIKSDMEKQYPDYSILVSADQKMYFELVKLDEKLQKNTMSMKNLQKDTKKIKSLMKEES, from the coding sequence ATGTTTTCCAAAATAAAAATTGTGAAGACTGGTCTTTTATTAGTAATAGCTATCGGATTATGCACAGGTTGTAATGGAAATCATGATCCGCATTCCAATAAGGACCTGAATAATTCACAGGTGAGTAAGCCAATCAGTCAATCCGTTGCCAATCAAGTAACAGAAAATATCATTTTGGAAGATGAAATTTCAAAAGTGATGGCTGTGAATACAGATAAAGACATATTAATAGCCATAAAAGTAAAACAATTTGATCGTTTTCGATTAAAAAAGATAGAAAATAAAATAAAATCAGACATGGAAAAGCAGTATCCAGATTATTCAATATTAGTTTCTGCTGATCAAAAAATGTATTTTGAACTTGTTAAACTGGACGAAAAACTCCAAAAGAATACTATGAGTATGAAGAATTTACAAAAAGATACTAAAAAAATTAAAAGTCTCATGAAGGAAGAATCGTAA
- a CDS encoding OsmC family protein yields MTTKQLINIGTSGNWEGNLKTSISARDFSPFIVDEPEYLGGTNDGPNPIEYVLGGLSGCTSVMIGLIAKEKNFSFQGVEFKNNGTIDARGMMGVEGVSPHFQTVNFEAIFTTDESDSRIEELKEEVEKRCPVFNLIKDAGVTIESNWYKK; encoded by the coding sequence ATGACAACAAAGCAATTGATAAATATTGGGACAAGTGGAAATTGGGAAGGAAACTTAAAAACTTCTATTTCGGCAAGAGATTTTTCACCGTTCATAGTGGACGAGCCGGAATATTTAGGTGGCACAAATGATGGACCCAATCCGATTGAATATGTGTTGGGCGGATTGTCAGGCTGTACTTCTGTTATGATTGGCTTAATTGCCAAGGAAAAAAACTTTTCTTTCCAAGGGGTTGAGTTTAAAAATAATGGAACAATAGACGCGCGTGGCATGATGGGGGTTGAAGGCGTTTCACCTCATTTCCAAACAGTCAATTTTGAGGCTATTTTTACAACGGATGAAAGTGATTCCCGGATCGAAGAATTAAAAGAAGAAGTAGAAAAAAGATGTCCTGTTTTTAATTTAATTAAAGATGCAGGTGTGACGATCGAATCCAATTGGTATAAAAAATAA
- the spoVAD gene encoding stage V sporulation protein AD has translation MLAGKRTWIFENKPVIISTGTVGGPFEAEGEIADDFDLLHSDLWLAQDSYEKAHKILFEEACQKALEKGEIQKEQVQFLLAGDLINQITPTSFASRTIGAPYFGLFGACSTSMEGLALGAYIINTNGAKYILTGASSHNTAVEKQFRYPTEYGGQKPPTSQWTVTGAGAALLSNSGEGPCVTSATIGRVIDMGMTDPFNMGGAMAPAAVDTIQAHLKERNVDPSYYDLIVTGDLGKIGRDVSLDLFNKHGTPITEEQYQDCGLMIYRDGQPVLSGASGAGCSATVVYGHLLNRMKKGDFKRMLVVATGALLSPLTFQQNETIPCIAHAVSIEYGEGE, from the coding sequence ATGTTAGCAGGTAAACGTACATGGATTTTTGAGAATAAACCTGTAATTATTTCCACAGGAACAGTTGGAGGGCCATTTGAGGCAGAAGGTGAAATAGCAGATGATTTTGATCTCCTCCATTCCGATTTGTGGTTAGCTCAAGACTCCTATGAAAAAGCGCATAAAATCCTATTTGAAGAAGCATGTCAAAAGGCACTCGAAAAGGGAGAAATTCAAAAGGAACAAGTTCAATTTCTTCTAGCAGGTGATCTAATTAACCAGATTACCCCTACAAGTTTTGCAAGTCGAACGATTGGAGCTCCATATTTCGGTTTGTTTGGAGCCTGTTCAACATCTATGGAAGGATTGGCTTTAGGTGCTTATATTATTAATACAAATGGAGCTAAATATATTTTAACAGGAGCTTCAAGCCATAACACGGCAGTTGAAAAACAGTTTCGATATCCAACTGAATATGGTGGACAAAAACCGCCTACTTCCCAATGGACAGTGACAGGTGCGGGAGCTGCTTTGTTAAGTAATTCTGGAGAAGGACCATGTGTAACTTCTGCCACGATAGGCCGCGTCATCGATATGGGGATGACTGATCCGTTTAATATGGGAGGGGCTATGGCACCAGCAGCGGTTGATACCATCCAAGCTCATTTAAAGGAACGAAATGTTGATCCCTCTTATTACGATTTAATCGTGACAGGTGACCTCGGAAAAATAGGACGTGATGTATCGCTTGATCTATTCAACAAGCATGGAACCCCTATCACTGAAGAACAATACCAAGATTGTGGCCTCATGATTTATCGGGACGGGCAACCGGTATTGTCAGGAGCTAGTGGGGCGGGTTGCTCTGCGACAGTAGTGTACGGGCATTTATTAAATCGTATGAAAAAAGGCGATTTTAAAAGAATGTTAGTAGTAGCAACGGGTGCTTTACTATCACCTTTAACCTTCCAACAAAATGAAACCATTCCTTGTATCGCTCATGCAGTATCAATTGAATATGGGGAGGGAGAATAG